A genomic segment from Triticum dicoccoides isolate Atlit2015 ecotype Zavitan chromosome 1A, WEW_v2.0, whole genome shotgun sequence encodes:
- the LOC119346878 gene encoding scarecrow-like protein 9 — translation MAIEPLRDNLDTVTATDQPNDGDSSSQQQLTLYNYDLSDPHSTVLSPGNQASTYLLGGVTSPGLCSVNSSLGQNQFPIAPGGSPEHHQSRSNDALHSISQMLMEDVDGRVDICQWETAIQAAEQPFRDILGQVYAPALYSNNKQDNPDKSGTNCYKRLWSTSFSNDCSSYILVQPLTTPLSPYICNRSLSQPNQPLISVGWTSGSGFPDLHRQRSAEEENIFAPSIDNMVIYLENGILCITKLTTNAKVGERGENTIFEVADQRGWGILEGRSNKHHAITTCAIIRNENFDQILLYGRKSFDQITRLREMMVETGNNNTLKGRSNGRPKLWARKQQRQEFVDIRALLFQCAQAVAEDNHLFANELLRKIREHSSADGDCTQRLAFYLADGLEARLAGIGGQVYRNLMERRTSTTDWLDAYSLFLASCPFDRTSYYFANQAILDVSQGKPRVHIVDFGINFGFQWPLMIQRFAQREEGAPKLRIIGIEAPQPGFRPCEMIEETGKRLADYANLFKVPFQYQGIVASRWGTIKIEDLNIAEDEVLIINCIFRMKNLGHETAGINSAKDEVMKTMRRMNPKIFISGTMNGLHSSRFFIQRFKEVMLHYSPMFDMLDADVPRDNKARKMIERIRFGTDALNIIACEGADRTERPESYRQWQARFLKAGFQQLPVDPAFLKRVHMNNSLYHKEFFAVEDRGWLLQGWKGRVLYAISKWKPDETYDDQ, via the coding sequence ATGGCGATTGAGCCGCTCCGTGACAATCTGGACACCGTCACAGCAACCGACCAACCAAACGATGGTGATTCCTCTTCCCAGCAACAACTCACCTTGTACAACTACGACCTGAGTGATCCACACTCCACAGTTCTTTCCCCAGGCAACCAAGCAAGCACATATCTGCTTGGTGGAGTCACCAGCCCTGGGTTGTGCAGTGTCAACAGCAGCCTTGGACAAAACCAATTTCCGATTGCCCCAGGGGGTAGCCCTGAGCACCACCAGAGCAGATCAAACGATGCTCTTCACTCCATAAGCCAGATGCTGATGGAAGACGTCGACGGGAGggtcgacatatgccaatgggagACAGCTATCCAGGCCGCTGAGCAGCCATTCCGTGACATTCTTGGGCAGGTATACGCGCCAGCTTTGTATAGCAACAACAAACAAGACAACCCTGATAAGAGTGGGACCAACTGTTACAAGAGGCTCTGGAGCACTAGCTTCAGTAATGACTGTTCCAGTTACATCTTGGTACAGCCCTTGACAACCCCGTTGAGTCCATATATTTGCAATAGGAGTCTTTCTCAACCAAACCAGCCATTGATAAGTGTTGGATGGACTTCTGGATCTGGCTTCCCTGACTTGCATCGTCAGAGAAGTGCCGAGGAGGAAAATATATTTGCTCCAAGTATTGATAACATGGTGATATATTTAGAGAATGGCATACTTTGTATTACCAAACTGACTACAAACGCAAAAGTAGGAGAGAGGGGTGAAAACACAATCTTTGAGGTGGCAGACCAAAGGGGCTGGGGTATCTTGGAAGGAAGGAGCAATAAACATCATGCCATCACCACTTGTGCAATAATTCGAAATGAAAATTTCGACCAGATTCTGCTATATGGTCGGAAGAGTTTCGACCAAATAACAAGACTGCGAGAAATGATGGTAGAGACAGGAAACAATAACACACTGAAAGGCCGGAGCAATGGGCGTCCAAAGCTATGGGCTAGGAAGCAACAGAGGCAAGAGTTCGTTGATATCAGGGCTCTCCTCTTCCAGTGCGCACAAGCTGTGGCAGAAGACAACCACCTGTTCGCCAATGAACTTCTAAGGAAGATAAGAGAACACTCCTCAGCAGATGGTGATTGTACTCAGAGACTGGCATTTTACTTGGCAGATGGTCTCGAGGCACGCTTGGCTGGGATTGGGGGTCAGGTTTATCGCAACCTCATGGAGAGGCGAACAAGTACAACAGATTGGTTAGATGCGTACAGTCTTTTTCTTGCATCCTGCCCTTTCGACAGGACATCATACTACTTTGCCAACCAAGCTATTCTTGATGTCTCGCAAGGGAAACCAAGGGTGCACATTGTTGATTTCGGCATCAACTTCGGCTTTCAGTGGCCATTAATGATTCAGAGGTTTGCACAGCGAGAAGAGGGAGCCCCTAAGCTTCGGATCATAGGTATAGAAGCTCCCCAGCCAGGTTTCCGCCCCTGCGAAATGATCGAGGAGACAGGGAAGCGGTTGGCTGATTATGCAAACCTTTTCAAGGTACCTTTTCAGTATCAGGGCATTGTCGCTTCAAGATGGGGGACCATTAAAATTGAGGATCTTAACATTGCCGAGGATGAAGTTCTCATAATCAACTGCATATTCCGGATGAAGAATCTTGGTCATGAAACCGCAGGAATAAATAGCGCAAAGGATGAGGTAATGAAAACTATGAGGAGGATGAACCCAAAGATTTTTATTTCTGGCACAATGAATGGGTTACACAGTTCTCGCTTCTTCATACAACGATTCAAAGAGGTTATGCTCCATTACTCTCCAATGTTTGATATGCTTGACGCAGATGTTCCACGGGATAATAAGGCAAGAAAGATGATTGAGAGGATCCGATTTGGGACGGATGCACTTAATATCATAGCATGTGAGGGCGCAGACAGAACTGAGAGGCCAGAAAGTTACAGGCAGTGGCAAGCAAGATTTCTCAAGGCTGGGTTCCAGCAGCTTCCTGTGGATCCAGCCTTCTTGAAAAGAGTACACATGAATAACTCGCTTTATCACAAGGAATTCTTTGCTGTGGAAGATCGCGGTTGGCTGCTACAAGGATGGAAAGGGAGAGTACTTTATGCTATATCTAAATGGAAACCTGATGAAACATATGATGATCAGTAA